In Nitrospira sp. MA-1, the genomic window CGTTAGAAATGACTCGGGGCGGGTTAGAGGACAATGTTTCGGCTGGCATGGGACAGATGGCCGCCTATTTGAACGAAAAAATTCAAGGTGGCCAACCGGCCGCGGCTCCCTCGACCCCAGCCGCTTCTGCCGCCCCGGCTAGTGCCGGAGCACCAGGTACTACTTCGGAAGGCGGTGGATGTCCCTTTTCGGCAATGGTCGCCCAAATGGGTCTGGGCTCAACGGGCGCCACAGGCACCCCAGCCCCTCCGGCTGGAGTGCAATTGATCTGGTCGCCGGATGCCCAAGAGAAGCTGGCCAAACTGCCATCGTTTGTGCAGCCGATGGTCAAAAGCAGCGTAGAGACCTATGCCCGGAAGAGCGGTTTTACCACCGTGACTCTTCAGGTGATGGACGATTCCAAGAATGCCTCTACGGAGGGGATAAAGTGGACGCCGGAGGCGCAACAGCGGTTGGATAATATTCCCGACTTTATTCGCCCCATGGCGCGGCGGGAAATCGAACGTCTGGTCAAGGAGCGGGGACAGTCGGAAATTACAGCAGAGATCATGGAAGAGGCCAAAGAAAAGTTTATGAAATTTATGTAAATCTCGATTGATATTTGTGTTTTCACAAAGGCGGCTCCTGAAAAGGAGTCGCCTTTTTTGTTATTCCCACGAAAGTGGAAATCCAGTCTTGTCTTACATTTCAAAAATGTGCGGGGTTTCGCTCCTGCCGACGAGGTCCTTTTGTTTCGGCAAAAGGACACCCTTGCTCGGGGACGAAACCCAGCATAAAGATTAAGCAAAATCCTTCCAATTCGCGTATGGCTTTGTTCGGTAAATG contains:
- a CDS encoding PCP reductase family protein — its product is MKFVCLKCETYMTFEKVEKPAEGSLGVFFECPSCQSRFSMVTNPGETQMVSSLGVQLGGRTEAPKPLEMTRGGLEDNVSAGMGQMAAYLNEKIQGGQPAAAPSTPAASAAPASAGAPGTTSEGGGCPFSAMVAQMGLGSTGATGTPAPPAGVQLIWSPDAQEKLAKLPSFVQPMVKSSVETYARKSGFTTVTLQVMDDSKNASTEGIKWTPEAQQRLDNIPDFIRPMARREIERLVKERGQSEITAEIMEEAKEKFMKFM